Proteins from a single region of Flavobacterium sp. YJ01:
- a CDS encoding response regulator, whose translation MLQQQNTQRIIYLADDDEDDRLLFLDAVQELSLPVTVKASEDGNQLLDTLYNAESGLPEIIFLDINMPVKNGFQCLEEIRSKQQRFNDIKVIMLSTSRSPDNINLSYQLGADFYAVKPSTYSELKELLQGIMTMDWSSAVRNKTQFLLF comes from the coding sequence ATGTTACAACAGCAGAATACCCAAAGAATTATTTATCTGGCAGATGATGACGAAGATGACAGGCTGCTTTTTCTCGATGCAGTACAGGAGCTCAGTCTTCCTGTGACTGTAAAAGCATCTGAAGATGGAAACCAGCTGCTCGATACCCTTTACAATGCAGAATCGGGCCTGCCTGAAATTATTTTCCTGGACATTAATATGCCCGTTAAAAACGGCTTTCAGTGCCTGGAAGAAATCCGCAGTAAACAGCAGCGGTTCAATGATATAAAAGTGATTATGCTCTCCACCAGCAGAAGCCCCGATAATATAAACCTCTCCTATCAGCTGGGCGCAGATTTTTATGCTGTCAAACCCAGTACTTACAGTGAGCTGAAAGAATTACTTCAAGGTATAATGACTATGGATTGGAGCAGTGCAGTTCGAAATAAAACCCAATTTCTGCTCTTTTAA
- the dinB gene encoding DNA polymerase IV, producing MNRAIVHIDMNTFFVSCERLTNSELNGIPLIIGGGERGVVASCSYEARKFGVRSAMPIHMAMKLCPQAKIMKGDMEMYSRLSHDITEIIQEKAPVVEKASIDEFYLDITGMDKFYGSYKWTDELAQRITKETGLPLTFALSVNKTVSKIGTGEGKQKQNLEIPEHLVQQFLNPLSIRKIPMVGEQTFQTLSRIGIRTIQTLSEMPADVLGQMIGKNGIELWKKANGIDNNPVEPYTERKSISTEHTFTQDTIDIPKLNRVLLGMVEKLSYQLRSEEWLTSTVTVKIRYANFDTETKQCRVQYTSADHILTQTVQELFDKLYQRRMRLRLIGVRFSGLVRGTYQIDLFNDTEEMLALYQAMDRMKSRYGFDAVMRCAGASFKPNTKNEILKRKP from the coding sequence ATGAACAGGGCAATTGTACACATCGACATGAACACGTTTTTCGTATCCTGCGAAAGACTGACAAATTCTGAACTTAACGGTATCCCGCTGATCATCGGCGGAGGAGAAAGAGGTGTTGTGGCTTCGTGTTCCTACGAGGCCAGAAAATTTGGTGTTCGCTCCGCCATGCCCATTCATATGGCAATGAAATTATGCCCGCAGGCAAAAATCATGAAAGGCGACATGGAAATGTATTCACGGCTGTCGCATGACATCACCGAAATCATTCAGGAGAAAGCCCCCGTGGTGGAAAAAGCCAGTATAGATGAATTTTATCTGGACATCACTGGAATGGACAAATTTTACGGCAGCTACAAATGGACCGATGAACTCGCCCAGCGCATCACAAAAGAAACTGGTCTGCCCCTCACCTTTGCCCTTTCTGTCAATAAAACTGTATCGAAAATCGGAACAGGAGAAGGCAAACAGAAACAGAATCTTGAAATCCCCGAGCATCTGGTCCAGCAGTTTTTAAACCCGCTTTCCATCCGCAAAATCCCGATGGTCGGCGAGCAGACCTTTCAGACACTCTCCCGCATCGGGATCCGCACCATCCAGACCCTTTCGGAAATGCCCGCTGACGTACTTGGGCAGATGATCGGAAAAAACGGCATAGAACTTTGGAAAAAAGCCAACGGAATTGACAACAATCCGGTGGAACCATACACCGAAAGAAAGTCTATTTCAACCGAACATACCTTTACCCAGGATACCATTGACATCCCGAAATTAAACAGGGTGCTGTTGGGTATGGTGGAAAAACTCTCCTATCAGCTCCGCTCAGAAGAGTGGCTCACATCAACGGTAACGGTCAAAATAAGGTACGCCAATTTCGATACGGAAACCAAACAGTGCAGGGTACAGTATACCTCGGCAGATCATATCCTAACCCAAACCGTGCAGGAGCTTTTTGATAAGCTGTACCAGCGAAGGATGCGTCTGCGCCTTATCGGGGTTCGCTTCAGCGGACTGGTCAGGGGCACCTATCAGATCGACCTGTTTAATGATACCGAAGAAATGCTGGCACTTTACCAGGCCATGGACCGCATGAAAAGCCGATACGGCTTTGATGCCGTTATGCGATGTGCAGGCGCATCTTTCAAGCCTAACACAAAAAATGAAATCTTAAAACGTAAACCCTGA